A window of Maledivibacter sp. genomic DNA:
GTATTGTGAAGATGATGAATTATAATAATACCTAACACAGTAGATTACTATATGATTTATTATCGGAAGTTGTAAAAATCATGCCGAAACTGAAAGAGCAAGAAGAGAGATAGTAGAGATGAGATTTAGGGATAGAAATGCTGTATATAGGACTTTTTTATTCAGCATAAATTGGATTATATAAAAAGAATGGTAGAACAATCAAAGAGACACCGATATTACGATGTCTCTTAAAAAGTTATCCCCTTAAATAACCAAGGTGAACCGTATCACAAATAGCAGAAATTTTCATTAAAACATGTAATTGTAATAGATATGGAAGTTTAGGATATAATGCGGTTGTTTACATAACTCATCTGTTTTCAATTGAAAAAATAGGTTCCTTGGTTTGATGTTATAGGTTTTCATAGTGAAAAATTATATATAATTATAATACCTTAATGTAGAGATATTATAATTATTATTTTTTATATTAAATCAAAAATAATATTCTCTTATTTAGTGTGATAAATATCTTTTTATTAGTATAGTGTATACAAATAGAAAATAAGGGGGTAAATCAAATTATGAAAATTAAACCAAGCATAGTTATTACTGATTTAGAGGAGCACTTAGAGTTGTATAATATTGTATTATCAGAAGAGGCAAGGCGAACTTTAATGGATGTAGAAGACTTTGCATATAGATGTGACAATCCAGTAAATTACAATCTATTCTTCAGTAAGGTAATAAGAAATTCAAAAATTGTGAAGGACATACTCGTTGATAAGGGTACTAATCCTAATTTAGTAGCATTAGTTTTAGAAAAGGACTATTATGATACAATAGATAAATTATCAAATTATGAGAAGGAAGCTTATAGTTATTCACAGGTATACATGAGAAGAAGTAATGGAAAAACAGCTATTATTGATAGAGCGCTAGAATATTGTGTTATCGAAAATAGAAGTTTGTTAGAAAATAGTGATATTCTTTTAGCTGCTATGGATGAATATGAAAGAATCTCAGATGAGGATAACGTACAATGGGTAGATAAAGAATTGAATAAATCCTATACAACTTTATCACATGTATGCGGTTACTATAATAAGAGTTTATGGATTAAATTTGATGACATAAGAGAGGTACTACTAAATGTTAATAAAATTTATAAGAATGCTAAAATTGCATAATATCAAAATACGAATGTTAGAGTCAAAAGATCAGTTCTTTTGACTCGTTTGTTTTATTTATATAAAAACTGGAGCTAGCGTCAAATGCTAAAATGTCCTATAAATAAGCATAAATAAAGTCAAAATATTCATGATATAATAGATGTATATTAGTAATGAGAAATAAAACCTTTATGAAAGAAGTTGTTGTTGTGATTAAAAAGATTCTTAAAATAATTAAGCATGGTGAAGTATTACAGATTGAATTTTGATAATTGCTGAACCCAAATTAGGAAACAAAGATGAGCGATTCAATTATTGCTAAAGGGCGTAGTAGAAATAGATACTATATATTAAAACCATTTAATTAGGACTAAATATTTGAATAGAGGCATGATATTGTGAGGTTTAATTATGAACTATAAAACATTACACAGTAAGTACATGAAAGCATTAGAGGAAAACAAGAAACTAAAAAAAGAAATTGCTGTTCTTAAAAATATTAAAGAATATGGAGATATGTCGATTTGTAGCAATTGACTTTGATAAATATGAATGGAAAGATGATATAAAAATTATAAGGAAAGTTTGTAATGAGTTTAATATTCCAGTTGCAATAGAACGATCAAGGTCTGGAAATGGTGCTTATGCAAGGATATTTTTCCAGGATGCAATAAGTGCTAGTTTAACTAGAAAATTAGGTACTGCAATTATTACCTATGGTATGTCCAAGAGACATGGAATTAAATTTAAGTCTTATGACCGTTTATCCCCTAATCAAGATACAATGCCCAAGGGTGGTTTTGGAAATCTAATAGCATTGCCACTTCAAAAAAAGGCTAAAAAGCACGGTAATATCGAATTTGTTGATGAGAATTTTCAATCATATCCTGATCAATGGGTTTATCTAAATAGCATAAGAAAAATGAATAAAGAAGAAGTAGAAAAAGCTATATTGAATTTATGTAATGGAAATGAATATGGTGATTTAAAAAGTGAAGAACTAGAGGAGAAACCATGGTTAAGAAATAAGAAAAGTGAGTATAAACTATCCAAAAAAGATTTCCCAAGGGAAGGTAGGATAGTATTAGCAAACATAATCTATATAAAAAAAGAAGGATTTTCTAATAAAGCATTAAACAGCATTAAACGACTCGCAGCATTTAAAAATCCAGATTTCTTTAAAACTCAAGCCATGAGGCTTCCAACCTTTAATAAACCTAGGATAATTGACTTATCTGAAGAAAACCACAATTATCTTTGCATTCCAAGTGCAAATAGAATATGACGATGAAAGATACAACTAAAGAGATGTAGTAAAAGCATTGTTAAATTATGATCAAGGCGAGTTATCTGCAACGACTGCATTTGGGAAAACAGCAATTGGGTATAAAACAAGGGGAGAAAAGACAGAAGACACTGTTAATGCTATTCATGATCAAAAAATATTCTTCTCAGTATTTAAACAAGATGTATGCAGTGCTACATCTGATGTACTGATTGTGAGTCCTTTTATAAGTAAAAGAAGGTTAACAACTATTCTAAAATTAATAACTGATGAAATAAATACTGGTGCCAATTTTGTAGTAGTAACTAGACCAAAATCAGATTTTAAGGAAAAAGATCAAACTTCTTTTACGAAAAATATTAATCTACTTATTTAATAATGGTGTAAAAGTTATCTTCAAGACAAATATTCATCAAAGATTTGCTATTATTGATCAAAAAATTGTCTGGTATGGAAGTATTAATTTATTGAGTTATGGTAAAGCAACAGAGGGTATTATGAGGTTATCTAGCTGAAATATTGCAAATCAATTATTAGCATCCATTCAACACATAAAAAATACAGATTGTATTGTAGAGTAATAGAGGTAAAAATGAAATAGTATAAAGGGTTTTGAGTAGAACAATAGAAATATATTTTGGGAATAAGAAATTTTATAAATACTTTCCAATAAGTCACACACTGCTTGACTAATTGAGTTAGATAGAAAAGTAATGGTATATTTCAATAGTAGAGTATAATATTAATAAGAATTCTATAGGAGGTGGTTTTATGGATGAAAATGTATTAGAATTTGCTATATTTTGCATTGAAAGTCTAGCAGAAGAATTAGAAATGAGTGCAAAAGATGTATATAAGCTAATTAGTATTGATACGAATATCTTAAAAAGTTACATTATTCCTTGTTATGAACCTTTGCATTCTCAAAGTAAACACTATATAGTAAAGGATTTAATAGAGGTACTTAAAGAGAGAGGTACATTAAAATGATAGTATATCATGGTTCATATTGTTTAGTTGATAATCCTCATGTATCTTTTTCAAGGGATGCTTTAGATTTTGGAAAAGGATTTTATGTAACAGCAATTGAAGAACAAGCAATTAATTGGACAAGTAAGTTTAAAAGAAGGGGTAAAAAAAGCTATTTAAATATATATTCATTACCAATAGAGAAAATTAAAGAGGGTTATAAAGTTAAAGAATTTTCAACTTATAATATTGAATGGTTAGATTTTATATTAAAGTGTAGAGTTGGAAGTAATATTTATTTAAAATATGATATGATTATAGGCGGTATAGCTGATGATAGAGTATATAATACAATAGAGCTTTATAAAGATAAGTTAATTAGTAAAGATGAAGCTCTTAGAAGATTACAGTATTATAAGCCTAATCATCAAATTTGTATTATCAATCAAGAAATTATAGATAAATATTTAAAATATGAAAAAAGTGAGGAAGTGTAAAAATGAAAGCAAATAAAATATTATTACAATCTTTATATAAAGATATAATACTTGAATTTTCAAAAGAAACTGGTAAGGGATTAGATGAAAGTATTGAGTATTTTTATACATCTGAAACTTATGAATTAATTAGCAAGGGAGTTGGGGACTTACATTGTAGAGGCTTTAAATATTTAGCACAGGAGCTAATGCTAGAGTACGGGATTATGAAGCATAAAAGTTATCCAAAGGATTTGGTGCATTAAATTATATAATTATTTATTAAACAATGGAGGTAAGAGAATGCAGAATGTTGGGGTTAGAGAATTAAGAAAATATTTAAACGAAAAGTAACTTATAGATGAGATAGTTCATATATTTAAAAACTTTAATAATGTAAAAGAATATTATAGTTCCATAATTAATCCAGAGTTTAATAAAATGCTGTTCATAACGGCTATTTCTAATTATGTTTGAAATAAAGCTTGATATCTACTACCTATTTCTTTATAAGCCCAATGAGTTTTTAATAAGCTTGCAGTTGTTTTTCCAAAAAAGAAATTGTTTTGTCTTGTCATAATGATCTTTAGTGTTTTTAAGGGCTTGATTATAAACAGACTTTGATAATATACACATTTTTTTTTATAATTCCTTTTCATCTTTACTAAGATATCTTAAATTAATTCTCCTAGTAGCATACAATATTGTTGCCTCCTCTCATTTGTTATGGATTATAAACTCAAATTAGCATGAGTTAATTTTTATAACTTAGTAAGCTTATTTCTTGATCTTCTCAATTTAAAAATAATATTTTCTGTATGTTTAATCATATGATCTTACGACTTTATGATAACTGAATGAGTGCTTTATGCTGTCTAAATATGCCTAACAAAAAGAGAAAACATAATAAGTTGATAAATACACAATTTGATGGTAGAATATGCTAAGTAATGTTTATTAAATAATTGTAAAAATACATATAAGACTTTGAAGAAGGGGGCAGGGGAAAGAGCTAGAATACATAAAAGCTGTAAATGGGATTGAGGAAAAATAAAAGAACAAAAGAAAAGAAGGCGATAAGCAATACTCTAACAAGTATTGCGACCATAGGATCGAAAGGTCGAGTTATTTTTAAAATTATATGTCCATATGATATAACAATACAAAATTTTAAACAGCATAAGAATTTTAACTGGTTGGACTGAGGATAAATTTTTTTAGGAGAATAATTTAAATAGGAGGAAAAAAATGAAAAAGAAAATAATTGGTTTTATAACATTATGTTTAATGTTAGTTGTATTTAGTGGTAATGCATTTGCGATGATCGAGAATAATATCGACATTTATATTGATAATTCAAAACTTTCAATTCCACAGGAGTATGGTAAGGCTTTTATTGATGATAAAAATAGAACGCAAATACCTTTAAGAATCGTTTCTGAATCTTTAGGTTACACAGTTGAATGGAATCAGGCTGATTGGTCTGCTACAATCAATGGTAATGTAGTTGTTAAGATTGGTGAAAAAGAAGTTCAAACTCCAAATGGAACAGTAGTTATGGATACTGAAGCAGTAACTATCAACGGTAGAACAATGGTCCCACTTCGTTTCGTAATGGAAGCATTAGGTTATGAGGGAGTATACAAGTATCAATCTGGAATTCATAGAATTGATATTTTATCTCCAGTAGTAGTTGATGGTGATGTTATCGTTATTGATATTTCTAACGCTAAAGTTGATCGTTATAAGGATAAAGAAGGTGGATTCAGATCTGATTTAGTAGGTTCTGTGGATAATTCTATGATGGGAACTTATAATGATTCTTCTTATGAAGATGATATTGCTTTATTTAACAAAGCATTAAAAGGAACTACTTGGAAATTATCTGAACAAGGAAGTCTTCAAGGGGAGGCCCAAAAGTATGACGATCCTAATGTTAATTTAAAAGTTAAAAGAGATAGTGATGGAAATCCTGTAATCAACCTTAGAAATTGGTCAATTAACCAAGGTGATGATTTACTTACGCCAATCATAATGACAAGAAATGTATTTATGGAGAGTTGTAAATATTACTCAGAAACTCCAAGTGACGGAGAAGCTATCTACTGTTATGTTGATCAGGCTTTAAAACAAAAAAAGAACATTGCAAGTGATAAAGTATTACAATTTGGTAAAACAAAAATTAAGATAAGTGATCCTGGCGTGTTCGGAATTGATGTTACTTTTGTAGATTAATAAAAGCAAATGCACCAAAAAAAGAGATTGATTATTAGTCTCAGGCCGTTGACAAAGTAATTTTTAGAGAGAATCCAAAAAAACAAAAAGGATTCTCTCTTTTTATGTAGAAATATATAATATAGGTATCAGTCGTTAAATCATCACTTAAGTTAGATCCCTATGAAAAGGCTCTATTTGTATTCTGTAATAGAAGTAGGAATCGACTTAAAATCCTTCACTATGATAATGGCTTTTGGCTTTACTATCACAGAAAAGATAATGGAAGATTCAAATGGCCAATGAACTATGATGAGTCTATGCTAATAGATAAAAATGAACTAGATTGGCTGTTAAAAGGCTTCGAAATCAGAAGAAATATACAAATCAAAGAACATGAAATAAAGAATTGTTTTTAGTCTAATAAAACCATGTACATATTGAAAAATACAGGGTTTTATGGTGTGATAAATATAGAAAACATTTGTTTATAATTATTCGTGTGTTTTAACTCATTTGAAATTAAAATCTGTATATTGAAACAATAAGTATATACCGTAAAAAAATTACGGCAACTGTTGTGAAAATATACTAAATTGGTTATAATGTATATGAGGTGGTATTTATGTTGAAGTTATTTGAGACAACTGGATTCAAGAATTTTGAAAAGACAGTAACTTTGGATTTTTCTGATGTACGTGATTATAAATTTAATAAGGAATGTGTAAGAAATAATTTATTAAATACAATTATTATTTATGGTAAGAACGCTATAGGTAAGTCTAACTTAGGACTTGCACTATTTGATATTGTAACGCATTTAACTAGTAAAAATATTACACCTGGGTTATATGATTATTATATAAATACTAATAATACAAGTAATTATGCAGAGTTTCGATATGTATTTCAATTTGGGATGGATGAAGTTGACTATAGATATAGAAAGAATGAAAATCAAATACTCACATATGAGTATTTAGCGTTGAACTCTAAAACATTATTGGAATATGATAACCTATCAAATTCCGGAAATGTTGAAGAACTGAAAGCATTTGCACCTACATTAAATTGGGTATTTCAAAGTGAAGACTCTATTTTAAAATATTTTTTGTATAATTCGGTTCTTGATGATAAGCACCCTCTTCGTCAAATGATGAAGTTTGTTTCAAACATGCTTTGGTTTAGAAGTTTAGATGAAAATAGATACATTGGATACAAATCAAAAAGTAATGATTATTACGATTTTATACTTGACTCTAATAATTTAGATGAGCTAAAAGATTTTTTTCATCGAGCTGGTATTGAAGAAAATCTTATCCTAAAAGAGGACAATGATGGTAAAACTAGGCTCTATTTCGATACAAAAACACCATTGCCATTTTTTAAGGTTGCATCAAGTGGAACGAAAGCATTATATACTTTTTTTTACTGGTATAAGACAGCTACAGATATTTCATTATTATATATTGATGAATTTGATTCATTTTATCACTATGAACTTTCTGAAAGTATAGTTATGATGTTGAAGAACATTAGTAGATTTCAAACAATTCTTACATCACATAATACAAATCTGCTTTCTAATAGAATTATGCGCCCGGATTGCTATTTAATTTTAACCCAAAATAAGCTTACTTCGCTAGCAAATGCAACTGACCGAGAACTACGCGAAGGGCATAATCTTGAAAAGTTATATATGAGTGGTGAATTTGATGAATAAGGATAAGAGAAAAATCCTTGTTCTTGTAGAAGGTGCAAAGACTGATGTGCGCTTAATTGGATATTTGATGAAGATTTATGAGATAGATGTAAAGTATGAGATTGTCTCTTATAATACAAATATTTATACTCTTTATAATGAAATGTTTCTAGAAGGAGACCCTGATGCAATGGATATCCTTCAAATTTTAAAAGAACGAGAGCAAAACCAAGAGATTAAGAAATTATTTGATGAAAAGTATACAGATATACTTCTAATTTTTGATTTTGATCCACATGATCCGCAATTTTCAGAAGAGAAGATTATTAGAATGATGGATTATTTTGTTGAGTCTTCAGATATGGGCAAACTTTATTTAAATTATCCTATGGTAGAGGCATTTTATCATATGAAGAGCATTCCTGACAAATCATTTAATAATTGCTGTGCAACGATATCAGAACTTAAAGCTGGTACATACAAGAAACGTGTTAATCATGAAAATCGTGATAAGGACTATAGAAAGTTTGCCAGAACTCGTGAAGAGTGCAATATTGTTATATTGCAAAACATTGCTAAAGCGTGGTCCATACTTAACAACATAAGTTACGTAGAAAATACTGTACCTAACTTTTCTGAAATATTAATGGCACAACTTGAAAAGCTTAATATTGATAAAGAAGTTTTTGTACTTTGTACATGTGTATTTTATATTATTGATTACAATCCTAAATTGGTAATAGATTAAATTTATATACAAAGGAATGGTTAAGATTGAATAGTACTATAAATTTTCTAGATACCTCGTATTGAATTAGTTTTTTAAGGATTTAATAGTTTCAGCTACAAATTAGTGGTGTATCTGAAGCCACGATGTTTAGCGTAAGCTAAACGAGTTCACTGGAGGCATTAGGGGACTGATTACTCTATGGTGATTAAGATATATGATATTGGATTAAGCATATTAAAATATATTGCAAAAAGTCATAGAAGTATAATCTATAATAAGAAGAGGAGATTGATAATTGAGTCAATCTCCTTAAAATATATTCTACATTAACCCAATTATCACAATGGGAGGATTGAAAATATTACCATATATTTCTATTGATGAGTGTAATCTTGAAACTACAGATGCACTTATTTTACCAGAAAGTAAACCTCAAGCGTGAAACTTCCGAAATTAGTAAAATATGTTATAATATTATTGACCCCTTTTTACAATTTTTCCACAAAAAAATAGTGACAATAGAAACTGCAATAAATCTTTTATATTTTAATTCCTTGAAAAGCCTTAAAGCTTTGGCTATTCAAAAAATCAAAATGTAAATTCATAGGTGCTTTCTATATAAGGTAATAGTTAATTGGAGAAATTGTATTATTCTAAAGTGACTAAGTTGCATAATCGATGGGGTATAGTTCTAGGGCATTTAGGACTATATGTAATAGTAAGTTTTTGAGGATTGTAATTATACAATTTGCTCAATTAATAAAAGTATTGCAAAAAATAAATAAAACACAAATTTAGGTTTTTCAAGATATCAATAGGGAAAGAGGTGCAGAGCCTCTGCAGCCCCCGCTACTGTAATGGCGGACGAAATCTAGTTTATACCACTGTGATTTATATCATGGGAAGGTTAGAGAGTAGGAAGAAGTCAGAGCCAGGAAACCTGCCTAAATTTAGTACAAGTAAGTCTTCGGTGGGAAGATATTGTTTAAACATTTGTGATTAAATTTATTACATTTGAAACAATAGACCTAGCTAAGATCAGCTGGGTTTTCTTATTGATAAAAATAATTTAAGTGTAAAGGGATATGGAGAAGTATTTTAAGAGGAGGTTATGAGGATGAGGGTTGATAGCAATTTCTACTTAGGCAATGTAATAGATGTACAAGTATTACAGGATGTACAGGATAAATTTGCAGAGCTTACAGGAATAGCATTTGTAACAGTGGATTTTAAAGGTAAACCCATAACAAAGCGTGCTAATTTTTGTGAATTTTGTAAAATGAGAAGGAAAATACCTCAATATAAAAAAATATGCTATCAATCAGATGCCTATGGTGGATTAGAAGCTGCTATTAGAGAAAGGCCATACATTATCTATAGATGTCCAACGGGACTAGTAGATTTTGCAATTCCCATTGTTGTGGAAGGACAGTATTTAGGAGCAGTTTTATGTGGACAGATTAGATCCAATATAAATGATTTACCAAATATCTCTAATTCGTTAAAAGATGATGAAGAATGGAAATTAGATAAACGTTTTATTGAAGCCTATAATAAGACTGTCTATTTAGATTTTGAAAAAATTGAAGTTATGGCGGAATTAGTTCATATAGTAGTGAACCAACTTGTGGAAAAATCAATGGTAAATTTAATACAAGAGGAGTTAAATACTAAGAGTATAAAATTGATGGAAGAACAAAAAGCACGTATTGAGTTAGAAAAGGAATTAAAAATTTCAGAATTAAAAGCACTTCAATCTCAGATCAACCCCCATTTCTTGTTCAATGTATTGAACTCAATAGGAAGATTAGCTTTAATTGAAGAAGCCCAAAGAACGGAAGAAATGGTTTATTCTTTAGCCGAATTATTGAGGCATGTATTAAAAAATACTAATGATAAAGTTACCATAAGAGAAGACATAAAGTACATAGAAAAATACCTGAAAATTCAATCCATGAGATTCGGCAATAGAGTAAATTATAAAATATGTATAGAAGAAGAAATAGAAGATATAAAGATACCTGTAATGATTTTACAACCCTTTATAGAGAATGCAATAAGCCACGGTCTAGAGCCAAGTCGAAAAAATGGAAAGATTAGTATAGAAGGATATTCACTAGAAAATGATATCATAATAAAAATTGTGGATAATGGTGTAGGTATTTCAAAAAATAAATTGGCACTTATACTAGAAGAAAATGATGGGGATAGCAATATAAGAAAAACGATGGGAATAGGTATACACAATACAAATAGACGACTTATAAATTATTTTGGAAAGGGCTATAAGATCAATATAAAAAGTAAAGAAAATATGGGAACCACAGTTAAAATAAAATTGCCTAAGGCCATTAAATAAAGGAGAAT
This region includes:
- a CDS encoding DUF3791 domain-containing protein gives rise to the protein MDENVLEFAIFCIESLAEELEMSAKDVYKLISIDTNILKSYIIPCYEPLHSQSKHYIVKDLIEVLKERGTLK
- a CDS encoding DUF3990 domain-containing protein; its protein translation is MIVYHGSYCLVDNPHVSFSRDALDFGKGFYVTAIEEQAINWTSKFKRRGKKSYLNIYSLPIEKIKEGYKVKEFSTYNIEWLDFILKCRVGSNIYLKYDMIIGGIADDRVYNTIELYKDKLISKDEALRRLQYYKPNHQICIINQEIIDKYLKYEKSEEV
- a CDS encoding copper amine oxidase N-terminal domain-containing protein produces the protein MKKKIIGFITLCLMLVVFSGNAFAMIENNIDIYIDNSKLSIPQEYGKAFIDDKNRTQIPLRIVSESLGYTVEWNQADWSATINGNVVVKIGEKEVQTPNGTVVMDTEAVTINGRTMVPLRFVMEALGYEGVYKYQSGIHRIDILSPVVVDGDVIVIDISNAKVDRYKDKEGGFRSDLVGSVDNSMMGTYNDSSYEDDIALFNKALKGTTWKLSEQGSLQGEAQKYDDPNVNLKVKRDSDGNPVINLRNWSINQGDDLLTPIIMTRNVFMESCKYYSETPSDGEAIYCYVDQALKQKKNIASDKVLQFGKTKIKISDPGVFGIDVTFVD
- a CDS encoding ATP-binding protein, which codes for MLKLFETTGFKNFEKTVTLDFSDVRDYKFNKECVRNNLLNTIIIYGKNAIGKSNLGLALFDIVTHLTSKNITPGLYDYYINTNNTSNYAEFRYVFQFGMDEVDYRYRKNENQILTYEYLALNSKTLLEYDNLSNSGNVEELKAFAPTLNWVFQSEDSILKYFLYNSVLDDKHPLRQMMKFVSNMLWFRSLDENRYIGYKSKSNDYYDFILDSNNLDELKDFFHRAGIEENLILKEDNDGKTRLYFDTKTPLPFFKVASSGTKALYTFFYWYKTATDISLLYIDEFDSFYHYELSESIVMMLKNISRFQTILTSHNTNLLSNRIMRPDCYLILTQNKLTSLANATDRELREGHNLEKLYMSGEFDE
- a CDS encoding PocR ligand-binding domain-containing protein — its product is MRVDSNFYLGNVIDVQVLQDVQDKFAELTGIAFVTVDFKGKPITKRANFCEFCKMRRKIPQYKKICYQSDAYGGLEAAIRERPYIIYRCPTGLVDFAIPIVVEGQYLGAVLCGQIRSNINDLPNISNSLKDDEEWKLDKRFIEAYNKTVYLDFEKIEVMAELVHIVVNQLVEKSMVNLIQEELNTKSIKLMEEQKARIELEKELKISELKALQSQINPHFLFNVLNSIGRLALIEEAQRTEEMVYSLAELLRHVLKNTNDKVTIREDIKYIEKYLKIQSMRFGNRVNYKICIEEEIEDIKIPVMILQPFIENAISHGLEPSRKNGKISIEGYSLENDIIIKIVDNGVGISKNKLALILEENDGDSNIRKTMGIGIHNTNRRLINYFGKGYKINIKSKENMGTTVKIKLPKAIK